A single window of Nicotiana tomentosiformis chromosome 1, ASM39032v3, whole genome shotgun sequence DNA harbors:
- the LOC104113739 gene encoding NAC domain-containing protein 104 isoform X1: protein MGDNNVNLPPGFRFYPTDEELVVHFLHRKAALLPCHPDVIPDLDLYPYDPWDLDGKAMAEGNKWYFYSRRTQSRITGNGYWKSLGLDEPIFSSSSENKVGMKKYYAFYIGEQPEGVKTNWVMQEFSLSDSSNSSSGTSRSSSRRRSRSKIDYSKWVICRVHERNCDNDDDDGTELSCLDEVFLSLDDLDEISLPH from the exons ATGGGGGATAATAATGTGAACCTACCACCTGGATTTCGATTCTACCCAACAGATGAAGAACTAGTTGTCCATTTTCTCCATCGCAAGGCTGCTCTTTTACCTTGCCATCCTGATGTCATTCCTGATCTTGATCTTTACCCTTATGATCCTTGGGACTTGGATG GAAAAGCAATGGCAGAAGGCAACAAATGGTATTTCTATAGTCGGAGAACACAGAGTAGAATCACTGGAAATGGATACTGGAAATCATTAGGACTTGACGAACCAATATTCTCAAGTTCCAGTGAAAATAAAGTCGGCATGAAAAAATACTATGCTTTTTACATTGGAGAGCAACCTGAAGGTGTCAAAACCAATTGGGTAATGCAAGAATTTAGTCTTTCTGATTCTTCTAATTCTTCTTCTGGAACTAGTCGTTCATCTTCTAGAAGAAGAAGCCGCTCCAAAATT GACTATAGTAAATGGGTAATTTGTCGAGTACACGAACGCAACTGTGATAATGACGACGATGATGGCACAGAGCTTTCATGTTTGGATGAAGTTTTCCTATCACTAGATGATCTTGATGAGATTAGTTTGCCTCATTAA
- the LOC104113739 gene encoding NAC domain-containing protein 104 isoform X2, with protein MGDNNVNLPPGFRFYPTDEELVVHFLHRKAALLPCHPDVIPDLDLYPYDPWDLDGKAMAEGNKWYFYSRRTQSRITGNGYWKSLGLDEPIFSSSSENKVGMKKYYAFYIGEQPEGVKTNWDYSKWVICRVHERNCDNDDDDGTELSCLDEVFLSLDDLDEISLPH; from the exons ATGGGGGATAATAATGTGAACCTACCACCTGGATTTCGATTCTACCCAACAGATGAAGAACTAGTTGTCCATTTTCTCCATCGCAAGGCTGCTCTTTTACCTTGCCATCCTGATGTCATTCCTGATCTTGATCTTTACCCTTATGATCCTTGGGACTTGGATG GAAAAGCAATGGCAGAAGGCAACAAATGGTATTTCTATAGTCGGAGAACACAGAGTAGAATCACTGGAAATGGATACTGGAAATCATTAGGACTTGACGAACCAATATTCTCAAGTTCCAGTGAAAATAAAGTCGGCATGAAAAAATACTATGCTTTTTACATTGGAGAGCAACCTGAAGGTGTCAAAACCAATTGG GACTATAGTAAATGGGTAATTTGTCGAGTACACGAACGCAACTGTGATAATGACGACGATGATGGCACAGAGCTTTCATGTTTGGATGAAGTTTTCCTATCACTAGATGATCTTGATGAGATTAGTTTGCCTCATTAA